Part of the Niallia alba genome is shown below.
TTGCCGAAACATCATACTTGTGTACTTAAACCAGTTAATGAACCTAATTTTCAAATTTCGATTGATCATTTGAATCTATTACATAAAAAAGTACATTCGATTCAATATCGAGTAGCAGAAGAAAAAGTAAGGTTTGCAAGGTTTCGTCCATTTCCGTTCTGGAAACGAGTACATGATTCTTTCATTTCGGAATAAGCAATAGACAGGAGCGATAGTTTGAGCTTTACGTTAGAGTGGGTTATGCAGCATGAAACAGGCATTACCATTAAAGATTTTTTAAAGAAGCAAAGTATCTCCAAGGCTGCCTTAACAGATATAAAGTTTAAAGGTGGGAAGATTCTTGTAAATGAGAGCGAAGAAAATGTGCGCTATACTTTGAAAAGTGGCGATCGATTAGTAGTTCTTTTTCCACCTGAGCTACCTAGCAGTGGATTAAGTCCTGAACAACTTCCGTTAAACATTATTTTTGAGGATGAGTATTTATTAATTGTACAAAAGGAATATGGGATGAATACTATTCCTTCAAGAGAGCATCCTACTGGCAGCTTGGCTAACGCTTTAGTTGGTTACTATTTGAAACATGGAATTGAATCAACAACCCATATTGTTACACGATTAGATCGAGATACATCTGGATTAGTTCTTATTGCTAAGCATCGCCACATCCATCATTTACTTAGCGAACAGCAAAAAGGCGGCGATGTAAAAAGAAAATATCTCGCTTTTGCAGAAGGGGAAATTTCGCCATTAAATGATACGATTAATGAGCCAATTGGCAGATGCTCAGATAGCATTATTAAAAGAGAAGTAAGAGCAGATGGGCAAACTGCCATTACTCATTATCGAGTATTGTCACAAGGTAAGCATTTCTCACTCGTAGAATTATCACTAGAGACAGGAAGAACACATCAAATCCGAGTTCATCTTGCTTATAAAGGGCATCCGCTTCTAGGAGATGACTTATACGGAGGGAAAAGAGACAGGATTAATCGTCAAGCTCTGCATTGTTTTTTTCTCCAGTTTACCCACCCTGTAACAAAACAATCGTTGACATTTACCGTTGCTCTTCCCGATGATATGAAAAGGATAGAGCAAGGCATGAAAAAGAGTTAAGGATCACTTAAAAGATCTTTAACTCTTTTTTATTGGCTGTTTTCTAAAGGATTGTTGTTTTTTAATCGAAAAAAAGAATTAGTTGGAAAAATGGAGCAGCCGGAATACACGAAGACGCCACGGGGATTAGCGAGACAGTCTGAGACCCCCAGGGAAAGCGAAGTGTATTCCGGCTGCGGGTAATCGCAACATACTTTACGAAAACAGCCTTTTTATTAGACTTTGATGTATTCATGGGCTTTGTTTGACGACTACTGGTTGATTTTCAAAAGTGCGAAATTTTTCTGCAATAAATGGCAGACTCGACGGTACAGATTTAATCGTCAACTCTGGATATTGGAGGGCTGTTAATTTTCCTCCGAAGACAACACCAGTATCAATGTTATAGGTACGTTGAATTTCTCTTACTTCTCTTACCGGAGTATGACCATAAACAATAGTCGCATTGCCTTTATAATATTTAGCCCAATCTCTTCTTACTGGTGAACCGTCTGCATGTACTTCTCCAGAAATATCACCATAAAGCACAAAAGTTTTTACTTTATTATGATATTGGCCAATATAATCCTCGCGAATGCCTGCATGGGCGATAACGAGCTTTTGATTATCAAGGATGTGGTATAACGGTGCATTTTCGTATAGGTCTTTAAACATTCCCTTTATTCTTTGTTGTTCTTTTTTATTTAATTGCTCCCATTCCGCTACTGTTGTTTCTAACCCATGGGCGATTTTTACATTTCTGCCTAAGAAAAAGCGATATAGCTTATCACAATGGTTACCT
Proteins encoded:
- a CDS encoding RluA family pseudouridine synthase, which translates into the protein MSFTLEWVMQHETGITIKDFLKKQSISKAALTDIKFKGGKILVNESEENVRYTLKSGDRLVVLFPPELPSSGLSPEQLPLNIIFEDEYLLIVQKEYGMNTIPSREHPTGSLANALVGYYLKHGIESTTHIVTRLDRDTSGLVLIAKHRHIHHLLSEQQKGGDVKRKYLAFAEGEISPLNDTINEPIGRCSDSIIKREVRADGQTAITHYRVLSQGKHFSLVELSLETGRTHQIRVHLAYKGHPLLGDDLYGGKRDRINRQALHCFFLQFTHPVTKQSLTFTVALPDDMKRIEQGMKKS
- the prpE gene encoding bis(5'-nucleosyl)-tetraphosphatase PrpE; protein product: MKLDIIGDIHGCYEEFKQLTEKLGYTWEQGYPQHPQGRKLAFVGDLTDRGPSSLSVIETIYLLVKNNLAYYVPGNHCDKLYRFFLGRNVKIAHGLETTVAEWEQLNKKEQQRIKGMFKDLYENAPLYHILDNQKLVIAHAGIREDYIGQYHNKVKTFVLYGDISGEVHADGSPVRRDWAKYYKGNATIVYGHTPVREVREIQRTYNIDTGVVFGGKLTALQYPELTIKSVPSSLPFIAEKFRTFENQPVVVKQSP